In Aedes albopictus strain Foshan chromosome 3, AalbF5, whole genome shotgun sequence, the following are encoded in one genomic region:
- the LOC109406136 gene encoding HEAT repeat-containing protein 5B isoform X2 produces the protein MELSHSLTLNEEALNQIPEQKRPVFIFEWLRFLDKVLVAAQKSDIKGCQKKLVEQLTQHIQGSPGPPTRKLIARCLATLFSVGDTFLLFETVNKCNDILKNKDDSPSYLATRLAAICVVGCMYEKLGRMMGRSYEETVQILIKSLKNAESQVRIEIMLTLEKVCAGMGSAISNVHKDIYKAVRYCLTDRVMAVRVAASNCLLEMTKHAPFLYTTELESLASLCFRAFDSCNYEVRCAVAKLLGTLIACTQNGSLRNFSGMNTSASSAKSIRSISLDEALGVLMAGFLRGGVSFLKGTGEIIKGSSGVNREVRVGVTHAYVVFVQTMGGLWLERNMQTFLVHVLDLVANPKAASSHVDAVYSRKCINFILRSVIGKMLGEKAQSSACKELIHIIAKQMNSIDFNPENAKDSNQETLFSQHLLVCALQELGSLVLLLGTTAQNLLTDQSLNFIDATCAVLIHPCMAARLAAAWCLRCVCVAVPSQITPLIDRFIEAIEKMRTSPDAISGYSGALAAVLGGVRFSPLGIPHTRGKIIFNTAEELLRTASQNSRLSLNRTQAGWLLIGAIMTLGVPVVKGLLPRMLLLWRNAFPRSTKELDSEKARGDAFTWQVTLEGRAGALSVMHSFLLHCPELVTDDITRRLLTPIESALAMLINITSVLKSYGQHLKAPTAMVRLRLYETLSLLPANALESSYTHLLRMLVSEFTLTENPANTTTSLLRQMCHADDSIILGTWLQETDHRTIEDQMEPNRKADGDYLQPNSAAGSGALEHDPCCLYRAVATNGEQCPGPLPLGVAVIDMSVALFGLIFPKVANKHRLQMLEHFGECIKHAKSSRQEAVQMNIFTALLSGLKGLTETKSSIGQEEVRKSATNLIINALICANPILRCAAGEALGRIAQVVGDSRITAELAQTSFDRLKSARDVVTRTGHSLALGCLHRYVGGMGSSQHLNTSVSILLALAQDGSSPVVQVWSLYALALIADSGGPMFRGYVEPTLSLALKLLLSVPQSHVDVHQCIGRVLAALITTIGPELQGNGQTICTARSSFLCAAAIMQSHSDPLVQAEATGCLQQLHLFAPRHVNLSTLVPNLCQNLSSNYLMLRKAAVSCLRQLTTREAKEVCEHAMTLVSDDEGFALSDYGLPGVLFGMLDTESDNIMIKNIHDTITSMLQILAADNLSQWLSMCKNVLTVASEAALTSGPAETATIKEDADDAEDAEADDDNIEFHAEDNQATHPAVQPRWPTRVFAAECVRKIISTCENANAAHFDLLLAKEIQITKSRGDYLVLHLSDLIRMAFMAATSDSDQLRLEGLKTLQEIIDKFARVPEPEFPGHLLLEQFQAQVGAALRPAFSQDTPSHVTAAACEVCSAWIGSGVARDLNDLRRVHQLLVSNLSKLNDKTNSTQLYNESMATLEKLSILKAWGQIYIMAMIDNGTAPASMLLKALPSSSTTIAAPTNDMNRLTLDEDFGDFESRGESLLSLVQPELTNLSTHWLSALKDYALLSLPAEYASQLPHDGGSFYTNDTMNLSKPHYLTSWPPILYASALWLNAGGFAETESDSPTINEDDKANANDLANGNKITDKVNQTGSTTSISYGSVAADRFHLVFGISMEALCSTRTNEKLESVIACLQALYTMFDYKWSRQMLTKNRSLPVELCNVLHRLILTRDSLEVQYLCISILKQTIVAANECLELEKQEKMTEFENKTDNGNEENRDVDNLGEGGEEGEILPGKSHVYAILEVILCLLARQIPAMSPSQSARVANEQLQRQMAQTKNGLFKLSEDNSLLVASAINCMTDLTKLCSPTGAVSILPTMLYLTTGVIKEVATKSVNDETIIANSNIIQAALQLLKNLATDRYSKHDLSADDWRKLLQSALGKIIDLTKTGCDETKLDEVTMMLTIAVFLLHTPSSLVSVPNLQYPCINHFRQCFLTGSPMVRLKCVQTMRSIFVNADLKVSTPYIHALAPRLIETLFAESNRSPSSDMELAIILEGITTLEALIALAEPQNRIQMLTLLVPILINYLLEPDQFRSKPKQCVQLHEQSLQWLMKIGPKYPHEFKGFMGQSPELRIKLEAAIKRNQMNAIQAKNKSEAANAAARASATQQQKPTIQLKTDFSNFSAT, from the exons ATGGAACTGTCCCACAGTCTCACCCTGAATGAGGAAGCCCTCAATCAGATTCCGGAGCAAAAGCGTCCGGTGTTTATTTTCGAGTGGTTGAGATTTTTGGATAAAGTTCTGGTAGCAGCGCAAAAATCCGACATCAAGGGATGCCAGAAGAAGCTGGTCGAGCAGCTGACTCAGCACATTCAGGGATCCCCGGGGCCTCCGACGCGGAAGCTGATTGCTCGCTGTCTGGCGACGTTGTTTTCCGTGGGCGATACGTTTCTGCTGTTCGAAACCGTGAACAAGTGCAACGACATTCTGAAGAATAAGGATGACTCTCCGAGCTATCTCGCGACTCGATTGGCCGCGATCTGTGTGGTGGGATGTATGTACGAGAAGCTGGGACGCATGATGGGCCGATCGTACGAGGAAACGGTGCAAATTTTGATCAAATCGCTGAAGAATGCTGAATCACAGGTGCGGATCGAAATTATGCTGACGCTGGAGAAAGTATGTGCCGGTATGGGCTCGGCCATTTCGAACGTGCACAAAGATATCTACAAAGCCGTGCGCTATTGCCTGACCGATCGCGTCATGGCAGTCCGTGTTGCAGCGTCAAATTGTTTGCTAGAAATGACCAAACATGCACCATTTCTGTACACTACGGAGCTGGAAAGCTTGGCCTCGCTGTGTTTTCGTGCATTTGATAGCTGCAACTACGAGGTCAGATGTGCCGTGGCGAAGCTGCTGGGAACGCTGATCGCGTGCACTCAAAATGGTAGTTTAAGGAATTTCAGTGGCATGAACACGTCGGCTTCCAGTGCCAAGTCGATTCGTTCGATTTCGCTGGATGAAGCACTGGGAGTGTTGATGGCGGGTTTTCTTCGTGGAGGTGTATCTTTCCTGAAAGGTACTGGAGAGATAATTAAAGGAAGTTCCGGAGTTAATCGCGAGGTACGCGTGGGTGTTACCCATGCATATGTAGTGTTTGTTCAAACGATGGGTGGTTTGTGGTTGGAGAGGAACATGCAAACATTTTTGGTGCACGTATTGGATTTGGTAGCCAATCCTAAAGCTGCTTCATCCCACGTAGATGCCGTTTACTCGAGGAAGTGCATAAATTTCATTCTTCGGTCGGTGATTGGTAAAATGCTGGGAGAAAAAGCTCAATCCTCGGCATGCAAGGAACTGATTCACATTATTGCCAAGCAAATGAATTCCATCGACTTTAATCCGGAGAATGCAAAGGATTCCAACCAGGAAACGCTGTTCAGTCAGCATTTGCTAGTATGTGCCCTACAGGAACTCGGCAGCCTGGTACTCTTATTGGGAACTACTGCTCAAAACTTACTTACAGATCAGTCACTAAACTTCATCGATGCCACCTGCGCTGTTCTGATTCATCCTTGCATGGCAGCCCGACTCGCCGCTGCTTGGTGTTTGCGATGCGTCTGCGTGGCCGTTCCCAGCCAGATAACTCCGCTAATCGACCGCTTCATCGAGGCCATCGAGAAAATGAGAACTTCCCCTGATGCCATTTCCGGGTATAGTGGAGCCCTGGCTGCTGTTCTCGGTGGGGTTCGCTTTTCACCGCTAGGGATTCCCCACACCAGGGGAAAAATCATCTTCAATACTGCGGAAGAACTGCTCCGCACCGCTAGTCAAAATAGTCGGCTTTCCCTGAACCGCACACAAGCCGGCTGGTTACTCATCGGAGCCATCATGACGCTTGGGGTGCCTGTGGTAAAGGGATTGCTTCCGCGGATGTTACTTCTCTGGCGGAACGCCTTCCCGCGCTCCACTAAGGAGCTTGATTCGGAAAAAGCACGGGGAGATGCTTTTACCTGGCAGGTCACGCTGGAGGGACGGGCCGGAGCCCTGTCGGTTATGCATAGCTTCCTGCTGCACTGTCCGGAGTTGGTCACCGATGATATTACAAGGCGGCTGCTGACGCCCATCGAAAGCGCCCTGGCAATGTTAATCAA CATCACATCTGTTTTGAAAAGCTACGGACAGCATCTCAAAGCTCCCACCGCGATGGTTCGTTTACGGTTGTATGAAACACTGTCCCTGCTACCGGCTAATGCACTGGAGTCATCCTACACACATCTGTTGCGCATGCTGGTATCCGAGTTTACCTTGACGGAAAATCCTGCCAACACAACCACTTCCCTCCTGAGACAGATGTGCCATGCAGATGATTCCATCATTCTTGGGACGTGGCTTCAGGAAACGGACCATCGCACAATCGAGGATCAG atggAACCGAACCGTAAAGCTGACGGTGACTAT CTTCAGCCGAACAGCGCTGCCGGCTCGGGAGCCCTAGAGCACGATCCTTGCTGTTTGTATCGTGCGGTAGCAACAAATGGCGAACAGTGTCCCGGACCACTCCCGCTGGGTGTGGCAGTCATCGACATGTCGGTGGCCCTGTTTGGTCTGATCTTCCCGAAGGTGGCCAACAAGCACCGCCTGCAGATGTTGGAACACTTTGGCGAGTGCATAAAACATGCCAAGAGCTCGCGCCAGGAGGCGGTGCAGATGAACATCTTTACGGCGCTGCTCAGCGGGCTGAAAGGTTTGACGGAAACAAAGTCCAGCATCGGCCAGGAGGAAGTGAGAAAGAGTGCTACCAATTTGATTATCAATGCATTGATTTGTGCGAACCCGATATTGAGGTGTGCAGCTGGCGAAGCTCTTGGAAGGATTGCACAGGTTGTAGGTGATTCGAGGATTACTGCTGAGCTTGCACAGACCAGTTTTGATAGGCTGAAGTCTGCTAGGGATGTGGTGACAAGGACTGGACATTCTCTGGCATTAGGGTGCTTACACCGTTACGTTGGTGGAATGGGATCTTCTCAGCATTTGAATACAAGTGTTTCCATATTGTTGGCATTGGCACAAGATGGAAGTTCACCGGTTGTACAGGTTTGGTCGTTGTATGCCCTGGCGTTGATTGCGGACTCCGGTGGGCCCATGTTCAGGGGTTACGTAGAGCCAACGCTTTCTTTGGCGTTGAAATTGCTCCTTTCTGTCCCGCAGTCTCACGTGGATGTCCATCAGTGCATTGGACGGGTGCTGGCTGCACTAATCACTACGATTGGTCCCGAATTGCAAGGCAATGGTCAAACCATATGTACTGCCAGATCGTCATTTCTCTGTGCGGCAGCGATCATGCAATCCCATTCGGACCCACTGGTCCAAGCGGAAGCCACGGGATGTCTCCAGCAGCTCCATCTGTTTGCACCTCGCCATGTCAATTTATCCACCTTGGTTCCTAATCTGTGTCAAAACCTTAGCAGTAACTATTTGATGCTCCGCAAGGCGGCCGTATCATGTCTCCGTCAATTAACCACTCGTGAGGCCAAGGAAGTTTGCGAACATGCCATGACACTGGTCAGCGATGACGAAGGATTCGCACTGTCCGATTACGGACTGCCGGGGGTTTTATTCGGTATGCTCGATACGGAAAGCGACAACATCATGATCAAGAACATTCACGACACAATAACGTCGATGTTGCAAATACTGGCCGCAGATAACCTATCGCAATGGTTGAGTATGTGTAAGAATGTCCTTACCGTAGCATCGGAAGCGGCATTGACATCTGGCCCGGCGGAAACCGCTACAATCAAAGAAGATGCAGATGATGCCGAAGACGCAGAAGCAGATGATGACAACATCGAATTCCACGCTGAAGACAATCAGGCTACTCACCCGGCGGTACAACCTCGGTGGCCAACCCGGGTATTTGCGGCGGAATGTGTGAGAAAAATTATATCCACCTGCGAAAATGCCAATGCTGCGCATTTCGATTTACTGTTAGCCAAAGAAATTCAAATCACTAAATCACGTGGCGACTATTTGGTACTGCATTTGTCGGATCTCATCCGGATGGCATTTATGGCTGCCACAAGCGATTCCGATCAATTGCGTTTGGAAGGATTGAAAACACTGCAGGAGATAATAGATAAATTCGCaagagttccggaaccggaatTTCCTGGCCATTTGCTGCTGGAGCAGTTCCAAGCTCAGGTCGGAGCTGCGTTGAGGCCAGCCTTTTCCCAGGACACGCCATCTCATGTAACGGCAGCCGCGTGTGAGGTATGTTCGGCATGGATTGGTTCCGGAGTTGCCAGAGATTTGAATGATCTACGAAGGGTCCATCAGCTGTTGGTGTCGAATCTGAGCAAACTAAACGATAAAACAAACAGTACACAACTGTACAACGAAAGCATGGCCACACTAGAGAAACTCAGCATTTTGAAGGCATGGGGACAAATTTATATCATGGCTATGATAGATAACGGGACAGCCCCAGCTAGTATGCTATTGAAAGCTTTGCCTTCTTCATCAACTACGATCGCAGCCCCTACAAATGACATGAACCGTCTTACGCTGGATGAAGACTTCGGAGACTTTGAGAGTCGGGGCGAGAGTTTGCTGTCGCTTGTGCAACCCGAACTGACTAATCTCTCCACTCATTGGTTATCTGCGCTGAAGGACTATGCATTACTGTCGTTACCGGCAGAATACGCCAGTCAGCTGCCACATGATGGCGGATCTTTCTACACTAACGATACAATGAATCTGTCTAAGCCGCATTATCTCACATCTTGGCCTCCAATCTTGTACGCTTCTGCCCTGTGGTTGAACGCAGGAGGTTTTGCCGAAACAGAATCCGATTCACCTACCATTAATGAGGACGATAAAGCTAACGCTAATGACCTTGCAAACGGGAATAAGATTACAGATAAGGTTAATCAAACTGGCTCTACAACGTCCATTTCATACGGCAGTGTAGCAGCCGATCGATTCCATCTAGTATTTGGCATTAGCATGGAAGCCCTGTGTAGTACGCGAACGAATGAAAAGCTGGAAAGTGTAATAGCCTGTCTTCAAGCCCTGTACACGATGTTCGATTACAAGTGGTCGCGTCAGATGCTCACCAAAAACCGTTCCCTTCCGGTAGAGCTGTGCAACGTTCTGCACCGTCTAATACTGACCCGGGACAGTCTGGAAGTGCAATACTTGTGCATATCGATTCTCAAGCAAACCATCGTAGCCGCAAACGAGTGTCTGGAGTTGGAGAAGCAGGAAAAGATGACAGAATTTGAGAACAAAACCGACAACGGCAATGAAGAAAACCGAGACGTCGATAATCTCGGCGAGGGCGGCGAAGAAGGGGAAATACTTCCTGGAAAATCACACGTCTACGCCATACTGGAAGTGATCCTGTGCCTCTTGGCGCGGCAGATTCCCGCCATGAGTCCATCGCAATCGGCACGGGTGGCAAACGAACAACTGCAGCGCCAAATGGCGCAAACCAAAAATGGCCTGTTCAAGCTCTCCGAAGACAACAGCTTGCTGGTGGCATCGGCAATCAACTGTATGACGGATCTGACGAAGCTCTGCTCACCTACTG GAGCTGTATCGATCCTTCCTACAATGCTGTATCTGACGACGGGAGTGATAAAGGAAGTCGCAACCAAGTCGGTTAACGATGAGACTATAATAGCCAATTCGAATATTATTCAAGCCGCTTTGCAACTGTTGAAAAATCTCGCCACCGACCGTTACAGCAAGCACGATCTATCTGCCGATGACTGGCGGAAGCTGCTACAGAGTGCTTTGGGAAAGATCATCGATCTAACCAAAACCGGATGCGACGAAACCAAGCTAGATGAGGTCACAATGATGCTGACCATTGCTGTATTCCTGCTGCATACGCCTTCCTCGTTGGTGTCGGTGCCCAATTTGCAGTATCCTTGCATAAATCACTTCAGGCAGTGCTTTTTAACCGGATCTCCAATGGTTCGGTTGAAGTGCGTCCAAACTATGCGATCGATTTTCGTCAATGCGGACTTGAAAGTGTCTACGCCATATATCCATGCACTGGCTCCGCGCTTGATTGAAACACTGTTTGCTGAATCGAACCGCAGTCCCTCGAGCGACATGGAGCTTGCCATCATACTGGAGGGCATTACAACATTGGAAGCGCTAATCGCATTGGCAGAACCCCAAAACC GCATCCAAATGTTGACTCTGCTGGTTCCCATATTGATCAACTATTTGCTCGAACCGGATCAGTTCCGTTCTAAGCCCAAACAGTGCGTACAGCTGCACGAACAATCGCTGCAGTGGCTCATGAAGATCGGTCCCAAGTATCCGCATGAGTTCAAAGGGTTCATGGGACAGTCTCCGGAATTGCGGATCAAGCTAGAAGCAGCCATCAAACGTAACCAGATGAACGCCATTCAGGCGAAAAATAAAAGCGAAGCAGCCAACGCAGCAGCTCGTGCCAGTGCAACGCAACAACAGAAACCTACAATTCAATTGAAGACCGACTTTAGCAACTTCAGCGCGACCTAA